From one Anabas testudineus chromosome 21, fAnaTes1.2, whole genome shotgun sequence genomic stretch:
- the fmnl2a gene encoding formin-like protein 2 isoform X4 → MGNAGSMDQHTDFRGHNMPLKLPMPEPGELEERFAVVLNSMNLPPDKARLLRQYDNEKKWELICDQERFQVKNPPHTYLQKLRSYLDPAVTRKKFRRRVQESTQVLRELEISLRTNHIGWVREFLNEENKGLDVLVEYLSFAQYAVTFDGDCVENNPEAMMDKSKPWNRSIEDLHRGGTLPSPITGNGITRAGRHSTLRCNTLPSRRTLKNSRLVCKKDDVHVCIMCLRAIMNYQYGFNMVMSHPCAVNEIALSLNNKNPRTKALVLELLAAVCLVRGGHEIILSAFDNFKEVCMEEQRFERLMEYFKNEDNNIDFMVACMQFINIVVHSVEDMNFRVHLQYDFTKLCLDDYLDKLKHTESDKLQVQIQAYLDNVFDVGALLEDAETKNAALERVEELEENMSHMTEKLQDMENEAMSKIVELEKQLMQRNKDLESIREVYKETSSQVHSLRQVLKEKDEAIQRQSTLEKKIHELEKQGTIKIHKKGDGDISILTSPPSGAEGLTGTVIGGHAPAGSPSHDRVGAGMPAPPPPPPPPPPLPVNGSLSNGPSLVIPAVAAAPPPPPPPPPPPPPPPPPGLASEISAPLPPPPPPVAPPLPGCGTPTVIMNSGLAAVKIKKPIKTKFRMPVFNWVALKPNQINGTVFNEIDDERILEDLNVDEFEEMFKTKAQGPSIDLNVNKQKVIQKVPNKVTLLDSNRAKNLAITLRKVGKTPEEICKAIQIFDLRTLPVDFVECLMRFQPTENEVKILRQFEKERKPLESLTDEDRFMMQFSKIERLMQKMTIMAFIGNFCESIQMLTPQLHAVIAASVSIKSSQKLKKILEIILALGNYMNSSKRGAVYGFKLQSLDLLLDTKSTDRKLTLLHYIANVVKEKYSQVCLFYNELHYVEKAAAVSLENVLLDVKELQRGMELTKREYSMHGHNTMLKDFITHNESKLKKLQDDAKIAQDAFDEVVKFFGENSKTTPPSVFFPVFVRFVKAYRQAEEDNEQRKRQEQIMMEKLLEQEAMMEEDQKSPSHKNKRQQQELIQELRRKQVKDSRHVYEGKDGAIEDIITVLKTVPFTARTAKRGSRFFCEPALNEEYHY, encoded by the exons aactCAATGAATCTTCCTCCAGACAAAGCACGACTTTTGAGACAGTACGACAATGAGAAGAAATGGGAACTCATCTGCGATCAG GAGCGGTTCCAAGTGAAAAACCCGCCTCACACATACCTCCAAAAGCTGAGGAGTTATCTAGACCCCGCAGTAACAAGAAAG AAATTCAGACGGAGGGTTCAGGAGTCCACCCAAGTGCTGAGAGAACTGGAAATTTCTTTACGGACCAATCATATAGG GTGGGTGAGAGAATTCCTAAATGAAGAGAACAAAGGCCTGGACGTGCTGGTGGAGTATCTATCCTTTGCACAGTACGCTGTCAC GTTTGATGGCGACTGTGTGGAGAACAACCCAGAGGCTATGATGGATAAGTCTAAGCCCTGGAATCGCTCAATAGAAGACCTGCATCGAGGAGGCACCCTGCCGTCCCCCATCACTGGGAATGGCATCACACGTGCTGGGCGACATTCCACGTTACG ttGTAACACACTGCCCAGCCGGCGAACACTAAAAAACTCCAGACTGGTCTGCAAGAAAGACGACGTCCACGTTTGCATCATGTGCCTGCGGGCCATCATGAACTACCAG TATGGCTTCAACATGGTCATGTCCCACCCATGTGCTGTGAATGAAATTGCACTAAGTCTCAACAATAAAAATCCAAG aACTAAAGCTCTGGTCTTGGAGCTTCTGGCGGCAGTTTGTCTCGTGAGAGGAGGCCACGAAATTATTCTTTCTGCATTTGACAACTTTAAGGAG GTGTGCATGGAGGAACAGCGGTTTGAGAGACTAATGGAGTATTTCAAGAACGAGGACAACAATATCGACTTCATG GTGGCCTGTATGCAGTTCATCAACATTGTTGTGCACTCAGTGGAGGACATGAACTTTAGAGTTCATCTACAGTACGACTTCACCAAGCTCTGTCTGGATGACTACTTAGAC aaACTAAAGCACACAGAGAGTGATAAACTGCAGGTTCAGATCCAGGCCTACTTGGACAACGTGTTTGATGTGGGAGCCCTTCTTGAGGATGCGGAGACCAAAAATGCTGCCCtggagagggtggaggagctggaagaaaacatgtcacat ATGACAGAGAAGCTACAGGACATGGAGAATGAAGCCATGTCCAAGATTGTAGAGCTGGAGAAGCAGCTGATGCAAAGGAACAAGGATCTTGAGTCCATCAGG GAAGTCTACAAAGAAACCAGCTCACAGGTGCACTCACTGCGGCAGGTGCTGAAGGAGAAGGATGAGGCCATCCAAAGACAGAGTACCTTGGAAAAGAAGATCCACGAACTGGAGAAGCAGGGCACCATCAAAATCCACAAGAAAGGAGACGGAGACATCTCGATCCTAACCTCGCCGCCGTCTGGTGCGGAAGGTTTGACGGGCACTGTGATCGGAGGACACGCTCCAGCTGGCAGTCCAAGCCATGACAGAGTTGGAGCGGGCATGCCTGCTCCtcccccaccaccccctccacccccaccgCTACCAGTAAACGGCTCAT TGTCAAATGGACCGTCACTGGTCATtccagcagtagcagcagctcctccacctccgcctcccccaccaccccctccacctccccctccaccccctGGACTGGCTTCAGAGATCTCAGCCCCTCtgcctcctccgcctcctcctgtTGCTCCACCGCTGCCCGGCTGTGGGACGCCCACTGTCATCATGAACTCTGGTTTAGCAG CTGTTAAGATCAAGAAACCCATCAAGACAAAGTTTCGTATGCCGGTCTTCAACTGGGTAGCCCTTAAACCAAACCAGATCAACGGGACTGTCTTCAATGAGATTGACGATGAGAGGATACTCGAG GACCTAAACGTGGATGAATTTGAGGAAATGTTTAAGACAAAAGCCCAGGGCCCTTCGATTGATCTCAACGTGAACAAGCAGAAGGTCATTCAGAAGGTGCCCAACAAGGTGACTCTGCTGGACTCCAACAGGGCGAAGAACCTGGCCATTACACTGAGGAAAGTAGGCAAGACACCTGAGGAGATCTGCAAGGCCATTCAGAT CTTTGACCTACGGACGCTGCCCGTAGACTTTGTGGAGTGTCTGATGCGGTTCCAGCCCACAGAGAACGAGGTTAAAATCCTGCGGCAGTTTGAAAAAGAGCGCAAGCCGCTGGAGAGCCTGACGGATGAGGACCGCTTCATGATGCAGTTCAGTAAGATCGAGCGGCTCATGCAGAAGATGACCATCATGGCCTTCATCGGCAACTTCTGCGAGAGCATCCAGATGCTCACACCT CAACTTCACGCCGTCATCGCAGCGTCTGTGTCCATCAAGTCGTCACAAAAGTTAAAGAAAATTTTAGAG ATTATCTTGGCACTCGGAAACTACATGAACAGCAGCAAAAGAGGAGCGGTGTACGGGTTCAAGCTGCAAAGCTTAGACTTG CTCCTTGATACCAAGTCAACAGACCGTAAATTAACATTGTTACACTACATAGCCAATGTGGTGAAGGAGAAATACTCGCAGGTCTGTCTGTTCTACAACGAGCTGCACTATGTGGAGAAAGCCGCAGCAG TGTCGTTGGAGAATGTCCTGCTGGATgtgaaggagctgcagagaggCATGGAGCTGACCAAGAGAGAGTACAGCATGCACGGTCACAACACCATGCTCAAAGACTTCATCACACACAATGAGAGCAAGCTGAAAAAGCTGCAGGACGATGCCAAGATTGCACAG GATGCTTTTGACGAGGTGGTGAAATTCTTCGGCGAGAACTCCAAAACGACGCCGCCATCCGTCTTCTTCCCCGTGTTTGTGCGATTTGTTAAGGCTTACAGG CAAGCAGAGGAGGACAATGAGCAAAGAAAGAGGCAGGAGCAGATTATGATGGAGAAACTTCTAGAGCAAGAGGCAATGATGGAGGAAGACCAAAAG TCCCCATCCCATAAGAACAAGCGGCAGCAGCAAGAGCTGATCCAGGAGCTCAGAAGGAAACAGGTGAAAGACAGTCGCCATGTGTACGAAGGCAAAGACGGAGCAATTGAAGACATCATCACAG TGCTGAAGACAGTGCCCTTTACCGCCCGCACAGCCAAACGTGGCTCTCGGTTCTTCTGCGAGCCCGCCCTCAATGAGGAGTACCATTACTAA